The Oscillatoria acuminata PCC 6304 genomic interval CATTGCGCCCCTACACATACCTTCCTTTCAGTTGAATGGTTGGATGATTTATATTTTGCAATCCCCTAAGAAGGCGGTTAAACGTTTCAGTCTCTAATCTTTAATTTCCCCGACCTCCCCTTATTTTAGGGGGAGGTTTATTTTTGCCAGACTTACGCATTTGGGGTTTGCCCTCCCCATTTGGGTTTATGGGTTTAGAGGTTATCGATTGCGTAAGTTCTGTTTGGGATAAAGAACTCTGAGGTCCCAGGGCATGGGGGACTCTCTTCCGTTCCTTGTCCCGGGTTTGGTGAGGATGGGATGCCCCCGAAACAGGGCGATCGCAACCAGTTCTGAAAACGGCATAATCTGAGGCAGTCGCCTTCTTTTCCTTGACACCACAGGGCTTTGTCGTCACAACCGGGGGTTGGAATCCCCAGGTTGCAACCTCTTAACATCCCCTTTCGTCTATGACGATTAACAAACCGTCCCTAGCAATAGAGGGAGTCACGATAGGGGTGTTTATGATCAAAAGCATAACCGACAAGGGAAATCGCTCAGGGTCCGTTTACTCTTGAGAGCAGTTTGTCAATTTAAAGACAGTTACCCTCTCCGGTTTTAGCGTAAATAGAGGTCAGGTTTTTTAAGAATTGCAACGAATTCTGACTCAATTTACGATTGGGTTGGAACTCAAGGGCATTCTTGAGATAGGGATGATTTTAGGAAAAAGTTGCTGGTGAACCTTTCCTAAAGCAAAAAATTGACATCTACCCCCTGGCGATCGGCGCTTGTTTCACCAGAATTTTGGGAACGGGTTAAGGTCTCCTTGACCTGATCACGGGTTGAAAATGACCCGAATCCAAATCCAGTTTTCCCTCAATTGTTCTGATTGAACCGGGGAACTCCCGTTCAATCCTCGTTACACTCTTCTTTTTTATGTGCATGAAACTGAATTTATTTTTCGACAGGTCTGAAGTAAATTATTACCAGGAGTGGTACCAATGGATGCGAACAGAAAGCTCACCGCTATGATTGAAGGGGATTCCAATATCGAAGCGATCGGTTTATTGGGTGCGGTACATCGCCGCAAAGACCTCAATCATTTAGAACGCAGACAACAGCAACGTGCTATCAGTAATGCTATGATTACCGTGGCTTTAACTTACGGCAAAAAGACATTCAGCCGAGGCGCGTTGGTTTATACCCTGAACGATCGCAGCTTGGAAAGATCCCCTTATGCGAAGTTCATTGACGTTCTCCGGGGTCTGCGAGTCGTCTGTCTAATCGGCCCCCCGGATCCGAAAATTCTCACCGCCTACTGGCACGTAGAAACCAAACGTAGAGCAAGTAAATCTCGTTGTTACAATTAAACAATACTGGTAAAAATAAAGCGTGACTCTTGTGCTAATTCCTCACAATGGTCACGCTTTATGATTGATAGGCCCTTCAGATGTCACTTATATCATATTTACTTAAGCGCCCACACTGACCTAACCCCCCAACCCCCTTCCCTGCAAGGGAAGGGGGAGAACATGAGTCACGCTTTATGATTGATACGCCCTTCAGATGTCACTTATATCATATTTACTTAAGCGCCCACACTGACCTAACCCCCCAACCCCCTTCCCTGCAAGGGAAGGGGGAGAAGAGGATAGGTTAATCCAACGGACTTGATATTAGACTGAATTCCACCGGCGATCGAGAGTGTCTCGCAGGTCAAAAAAATCATGCCACTGCAAATAGGGTTTTTGGCAGTCGGTGAGATAGGTAGCAAGGCGATCGCGCGCGAACACCACCTGCGCCTGCATCCCCAAAT includes:
- a CDS encoding DUF4258 domain-containing protein; its protein translation is MDANRKLTAMIEGDSNIEAIGLLGAVHRRKDLNHLERRQQQRAISNAMITVALTYGKKTFSRGALVYTLNDRSLERSPYAKFIDVLRGLRVVCLIGPPDPKILTAYWHVETKRRASKSRCYN